In Dehalogenimonas etheniformans, one genomic interval encodes:
- a CDS encoding DNA-3-methyladenine glycosylase family protein, whose protein sequence is MKFSIDATPPFRLDLTVWALRRRDKNIVDRWDGSRYSRTWVYDGKIILINLTQTGTEAHPKVIAELKSKSDLPPDFEKEIRQWALKVLGLNVDLGLFYKLTEFNAIIARLAREFKGVKPPRFPSIFEAMVNAIACQQVSLDAGIQILNRLCVQFGARFEENEGVLYAFPRPEDLANASEAEIKKAGFSSQKARSIKALATTIQEKTMNLNELERMPNESIVKCLMEIRGIGRWSAEYALLRGLGRLDSFPGDDVGAGNNLQRMFSLDAKPDYEQIKDLTSAWQPYQGMVYFHLLLERLRSRGLI, encoded by the coding sequence ATGAAATTTAGCATCGATGCAACACCGCCTTTTCGCCTCGATCTCACGGTGTGGGCACTCCGGAGACGAGACAAGAACATCGTCGATCGATGGGACGGGAGTCGGTATTCGCGCACGTGGGTTTATGATGGGAAAATCATCCTTATCAACCTCACGCAAACGGGAACCGAAGCGCATCCAAAAGTCATCGCAGAGCTAAAAAGCAAATCCGATCTTCCCCCTGATTTTGAAAAAGAAATCAGACAATGGGCACTCAAAGTCCTGGGACTAAATGTCGACCTTGGCCTCTTCTATAAACTAACCGAATTCAACGCGATCATCGCCCGTTTAGCCAGGGAGTTCAAGGGTGTCAAACCGCCGCGTTTCCCATCCATTTTCGAAGCCATGGTTAATGCCATCGCCTGCCAGCAGGTATCGCTGGACGCCGGGATACAGATACTCAACCGTTTGTGTGTTCAATTCGGCGCAAGATTCGAAGAAAATGAGGGCGTTTTATATGCCTTCCCGCGACCAGAAGATCTGGCCAATGCATCCGAAGCAGAAATCAAGAAAGCCGGTTTCAGCAGTCAAAAAGCCCGATCGATTAAGGCGTTAGCGACAACGATACAAGAAAAAACCATGAACCTCAATGAGTTGGAAAGGATGCCTAACGAGTCTATCGTCAAGTGCCTCATGGAAATCCGTGGCATCGGTCGATGGTCAGCGGAATATGCACTCCTGAGGGGGTTGGGGAGGCTGGACAGTTTTCCTGGAGACGACGTCGGTGCAGGCAACAACCTCCAGCGAATGTTCAGCCTTGACGCTAAGCCGGACTACGAACAAATAAAAGATTTAACTTCCGCATGGCAGCCATACCAGGGCATGGTTTATTTCCATTTGCTGCTCGAGCGGCTGCGATCACGAGGCCTGATATGA
- a CDS encoding DUF488 family protein, whose protein sequence is MNVTVFTIGHSTRTIDEFVKILNAFNVQTVADVRTIPGSARNPQFNAETLASSLSHDNIEYIHLAGLGGLRKPSKTSINTAWRNASFRGYADYMQTAQFEESLDELIGIARQKITAIMCSEAVPWRCHRSLIGDALVVRGFQVQDIFSAIITKPHEITSWAKVEGQKITYPGIPG, encoded by the coding sequence ATGAACGTAACTGTGTTCACTATCGGTCATTCGACCCGCACAATCGACGAGTTTGTGAAAATCCTCAATGCGTTCAATGTCCAAACTGTTGCAGACGTGAGAACCATCCCGGGATCAGCGCGTAATCCGCAATTCAACGCCGAAACCCTGGCATCGTCGCTGTCCCACGACAACATCGAATATATCCACCTCGCGGGGTTGGGAGGCCTTAGAAAACCAAGCAAAACATCAATCAACACCGCATGGCGGAACGCGTCATTCCGCGGCTACGCCGATTACATGCAAACCGCGCAGTTCGAGGAGAGCCTGGATGAGTTGATCGGCATCGCCCGCCAGAAGATCACTGCAATAATGTGTTCGGAGGCGGTGCCGTGGCGCTGCCACCGGTCTCTCATCGGGGACGCGCTAGTGGTGCGGGGTTTTCAAGTCCAGGATATCTTTAGCGCGATTATCACCAAACCCCACGAAATCACCTCCTGGGCAAAGGTAGAAGGCCAAAAGATAACGTATCCGGGAATCCCTGGTTGA
- a CDS encoding UPF0489 family protein: MRCLDIDLDFFLNRDAYYSGDDALRLGENYRPWQPRRVRSFLENNCGLSLEVPVIGRVIESHDLVLRFWQELIDSGYLRVPFDVIHVDAHPDLSIRGGIYLVEGRLYVDPVQSPAVFEDDYVHSGNYLSYAIAMGWVASLTWVPLHEPPMRSKSGAQGVEKGQPGIVQRDWGPGCPFEVLSRHHFQTRQPFDCLILSKSPAFTPVASDALIPLISSYMKMV; the protein is encoded by the coding sequence ATGCGCTGCCTTGACATCGATTTGGATTTTTTCCTGAATCGGGACGCGTATTATTCAGGCGATGACGCGCTGAGACTCGGCGAAAATTATCGGCCCTGGCAGCCTCGGCGGGTTCGCAGTTTTCTCGAAAATAATTGCGGCTTATCATTGGAGGTACCAGTCATCGGCAGAGTAATAGAAAGCCACGATCTGGTCCTGAGGTTTTGGCAAGAATTGATCGATTCCGGTTATCTCAGGGTGCCTTTCGATGTCATTCACGTCGATGCCCACCCGGACTTGTCAATCAGGGGAGGGATTTACCTGGTCGAAGGCAGGCTTTATGTTGATCCGGTACAAAGTCCGGCTGTTTTTGAAGATGACTACGTACACTCGGGCAATTACCTTAGCTACGCCATAGCTATGGGATGGGTTGCCTCCCTTACTTGGGTTCCTTTGCATGAACCACCTATGCGATCGAAAAGTGGTGCGCAGGGTGTGGAAAAGGGACAGCCGGGAATTGTTCAGCGGGATTGGGGCCCCGGGTGCCCGTTTGAGGTATTGTCCCGCCATCATTTCCAGACTCGCCAGCCTTTCGACTGCCTGATCTTGAGTAAGTCGCCGGCCTTTACCCCGGTGGCAAGCGATGCCTTGATACCTTTGATATCAAGCTATATGAAGATGGTCTAG
- a CDS encoding Hsp20/alpha crystallin family protein, translating into MVLQRWDPYQELRQMDKTFDRLWRGLGRFPTTVEKWDIPIDVKKEGDEIIVKASLPGVKPEEIQVTVEDNVLELKAESSTETESEQSGYLVRERAYGSFFRALRLPENVDTEHIQSSYEHGVLTVTLPKAEEKKRKQIKVAVQSGNKVIEAPGKKEK; encoded by the coding sequence ATGGTGCTGCAAAGATGGGACCCCTACCAGGAACTGAGGCAGATGGACAAGACGTTCGACAGGTTATGGCGCGGTCTCGGACGGTTCCCGACAACGGTAGAGAAGTGGGATATCCCGATCGACGTCAAAAAGGAAGGCGACGAGATTATCGTCAAGGCTTCCTTGCCGGGAGTCAAGCCGGAAGAGATCCAGGTCACGGTTGAAGACAATGTATTGGAGCTCAAAGCTGAAAGCTCGACCGAAACCGAATCGGAACAGTCAGGATACCTTGTCCGAGAGCGGGCTTATGGTTCGTTCTTCCGAGCGTTGAGACTGCCGGAGAATGTCGACACGGAACACATCCAATCGTCGTATGAACATGGCGTCCTCACCGTCACGTTACCAAAAGCCGAGGAAAAAAAGCGCAAGCAGATCAAGGTGGCCGTTCAAAGCGGCAATAAGGTGATCGAAGCTCCCGGGAAAAAGGAAAAATAG
- a CDS encoding EamA family transporter, whose amino-acid sequence MSPIWFILAFSTTIISALVSLLDSHFMSRRMPGMRAYILVCSIFTLPASIVMLIFFPLPAGIGLAPIWAIVASAILTSFASVLILQAMKSQDVARVAPMTSTAPVFVAILATIFLGESLGLRQWFGIAAVIGGAIIISFNWDAAGEGHFHKKPFLMLLSVAVIAAVSSVINKYALDYMSFWTAAGLDFLIASILILAFCLRRDVLASLRSMVNSRQAINLTVFNQGIATVATVMAFWTIQLGPVALASTVFNAKPLLIFISSAVIGKLAPGFMVSEKLSPKGWAMKGIGTAAVVGGLAAVFI is encoded by the coding sequence ATGTCACCGATCTGGTTTATTCTTGCCTTCTCAACAACAATAATCTCCGCCCTGGTCAGCCTGCTGGACAGTCATTTCATGTCCCGGCGCATGCCCGGAATGAGAGCGTACATCCTGGTGTGCAGTATTTTCACGCTACCAGCGAGCATTGTTATGCTCATATTCTTTCCGTTGCCTGCCGGAATCGGCTTGGCACCGATCTGGGCGATTGTCGCCTCCGCTATCCTGACCTCGTTCGCCTCGGTGCTTATCCTTCAGGCGATGAAAAGCCAGGACGTCGCCCGGGTCGCACCTATGACCAGCACGGCACCGGTTTTTGTCGCTATCCTGGCGACGATATTTCTGGGAGAGAGCCTGGGGCTGCGCCAGTGGTTTGGCATCGCGGCGGTTATCGGTGGGGCGATCATCATTTCATTCAATTGGGACGCCGCCGGCGAAGGGCATTTCCACAAAAAACCATTCCTCATGCTGCTGAGCGTCGCAGTTATAGCCGCCGTGAGCAGTGTCATAAATAAGTATGCCCTTGACTACATGTCGTTCTGGACGGCGGCCGGGCTCGATTTCCTCATCGCCTCGATACTCATCCTGGCTTTCTGCCTGCGGAGGGATGTGCTGGCCAGCCTGCGTTCGATGGTAAATTCCAGACAGGCGATCAATCTGACGGTGTTCAACCAGGGCATCGCCACCGTGGCCACGGTGATGGCGTTCTGGACTATCCAGCTGGGACCGGTGGCGCTGGCTTCAACGGTATTCAATGCCAAGCCGCTGCTAATTTTTATTTCTTCGGCGGTTATCGGCAAGCTGGCTCCAGGATTCATGGTCAGTGAAAAATTGAGCCCGAAAGGGTGGGCCATGAAAGGCATCGGCACCGCGGCGGTGGTGGGAGGACTGGCGGCTGTGTTCATCTAG
- a CDS encoding response regulator yields MITIVIADDHKVVRQGLRNLLEMEPDLKVVGEAANGSEALALVENQRPDILVTDISMPPPTGIELAKIIRQKGYPSKVVVLSMHADEPFVVSALTAGALGYVLKEAGVEYVVTAIREAAANRRFVSPPLVMPDDIKTR; encoded by the coding sequence ATGATCACAATCGTTATTGCCGACGACCACAAAGTAGTCCGACAGGGACTCCGCAATCTGCTTGAGATGGAACCTGACCTAAAGGTTGTCGGCGAAGCTGCCAACGGCTCCGAAGCCCTAGCCCTGGTTGAAAACCAGAGACCCGATATCCTGGTGACCGACATCAGCATGCCACCTCCAACCGGTATCGAGCTTGCCAAAATAATCAGACAGAAAGGCTATCCGAGCAAAGTGGTGGTACTCTCGATGCACGCTGATGAACCATTCGTGGTCAGCGCCCTCACTGCTGGAGCCTTGGGCTACGTCCTAAAAGAAGCTGGAGTCGAGTATGTGGTTACGGCAATCAGAGAAGCCGCAGCCAACAGGCGCTTCGTAAGTCCGCCGCTGGTAATGCCTGATGATATCAAGACGCGCTGA
- a CDS encoding pyridoxamine 5'-phosphate oxidase family protein, whose product MAVKIPQDLQEFMKGKQGWVATSSKNGVPNVSIKGSLRLLDDEHLVFADLFSMKTRTNLAENPVAAIMVFDEASKRGYMFKGSTEQIGSGPLYDQTAEAIHKAMPQLPAPKYVVKVTVESIWDQSSGPNGGKQIA is encoded by the coding sequence ATGGCCGTTAAAATCCCGCAGGATCTTCAGGAGTTTATGAAAGGGAAGCAGGGATGGGTGGCTACATCCTCGAAAAATGGAGTTCCCAACGTTTCGATTAAGGGTTCGCTTCGATTGCTCGACGACGAGCACCTGGTGTTTGCCGACCTGTTCTCGATGAAAACCCGCACAAACCTGGCCGAAAATCCGGTCGCCGCGATCATGGTTTTCGACGAAGCCTCGAAGCGGGGCTATATGTTCAAGGGATCAACAGAGCAAATCGGAAGCGGTCCCCTTTATGACCAGACCGCGGAAGCCATCCACAAGGCTATGCCCCAACTACCGGCGCCGAAGTACGTGGTAAAAGTGACAGTCGAATCAATCTGGGACCAGTCTTCCGGCCCAAACGGCGGGAAGCAGATCGCCTAA
- a CDS encoding histidine kinase N-terminal 7TM domain-containing protein, which produces MIGSYSYSPGFWPTAIAAGLLALLGLYIWSRRDITGARPLAFAALFGVLWITGLILEGAAEETSTKIFWFEFQGLWQLPLGTAIFLFVVQYSGLGYWLTKSRMTWLIIPSFLVAAIILTNNLHHLMWQSFQVNETVIAPRGPAYWLALAFALILAVIGLVILGRLFIRSPRHRWPVALMVVGQVANRIFVVMDSQKLNLPGSIDPIVFMFGFAFVMYTIALFRFHILDPVPLARATVLDQMHEGMLVIDPSGHLVDMNRSARAILGQMGIKQNPRHVDKILGINLDLLKQRNKNGNPRSEIILGEGPNKRHYNLSLALLSDRGGEAVGQLLLLHDVTEEKKSQIQLIEQQKAVTMLEERDRLARELHDGIAQVLGYISLQAQTASKLLNEGKGEKADSILGRLVEVAKDAHADIRESILNLRSNPHEEWSFIPELRRYLRNFEANYGIHTDLNLTETDENRSIEPVIGLQLFRIIQEALTNSRKHGNAQNIKLSLETNDGRIFIEVGDDGCGFDLNKLEPEPGSHLGLAFMHERLDAINGSMVIESTPGGGTVIRLEAPSNA; this is translated from the coding sequence ATGATCGGATCATACTCCTATAGTCCGGGCTTCTGGCCTACAGCTATTGCAGCCGGTCTTCTCGCATTACTCGGGTTGTACATCTGGAGCCGGCGTGATATCACTGGAGCCCGTCCGCTGGCATTCGCCGCCCTTTTCGGAGTCCTCTGGATCACAGGCTTGATCCTGGAGGGTGCCGCCGAAGAGACGTCAACGAAGATCTTCTGGTTTGAATTTCAGGGGCTGTGGCAGTTGCCGCTGGGAACCGCAATCTTCCTGTTTGTGGTCCAATATTCGGGTCTGGGCTACTGGCTGACCAAATCCAGGATGACCTGGTTGATCATACCTTCATTCCTGGTCGCTGCCATCATTCTCACCAACAACCTGCACCACCTGATGTGGCAAAGCTTTCAAGTGAACGAAACTGTGATCGCGCCGCGCGGTCCGGCTTATTGGCTGGCCCTGGCTTTTGCGCTGATCCTAGCCGTGATTGGTCTTGTGATCCTCGGACGATTGTTCATCCGTTCGCCACGTCACCGCTGGCCGGTTGCCTTGATGGTGGTCGGGCAGGTAGCCAACAGGATTTTCGTAGTCATGGATTCACAGAAGTTGAATTTGCCCGGATCTATAGATCCGATTGTTTTTATGTTTGGCTTTGCTTTTGTGATGTACACTATCGCTCTATTCCGTTTCCACATCCTGGATCCGGTCCCGCTAGCCAGGGCGACGGTTCTGGATCAGATGCACGAGGGAATGTTGGTTATCGATCCTTCGGGGCACCTGGTCGACATGAACAGGTCAGCTCGAGCAATATTGGGACAAATGGGCATCAAGCAAAATCCCAGGCATGTGGATAAAATCCTGGGAATTAATCTTGACCTTCTGAAGCAACGGAACAAGAACGGTAATCCCCGATCGGAGATCATTTTGGGGGAAGGCCCTAACAAGCGCCATTATAATTTGAGTCTGGCCCTACTATCAGACCGAGGTGGCGAAGCTGTGGGTCAACTCCTCCTGTTGCACGACGTAACGGAGGAAAAGAAGTCCCAAATCCAACTTATCGAACAGCAAAAAGCGGTGACCATGCTGGAGGAACGCGACCGCCTGGCTCGAGAGTTACACGACGGTATTGCCCAGGTGTTGGGTTACATTAGCCTCCAGGCACAGACCGCAAGCAAGTTGTTGAACGAGGGCAAAGGAGAGAAAGCCGATTCGATCCTTGGCAGGCTAGTAGAAGTGGCTAAAGACGCGCACGCCGATATCCGGGAATCCATATTGAACCTGAGATCGAATCCTCATGAGGAGTGGAGCTTCATCCCGGAACTAAGACGTTACCTGCGAAATTTTGAAGCGAATTATGGCATCCACACAGATCTCAACCTGACCGAAACCGATGAAAATCGATCAATCGAACCTGTCATAGGGCTACAGCTATTCCGTATAATTCAAGAAGCCCTGACTAACTCGCGAAAACATGGCAATGCCCAGAACATCAAGCTGAGCCTTGAGACAAATGACGGCAGAATCTTTATCGAAGTCGGCGATGATGGCTGCGGGTTCGATCTCAATAAATTGGAACCAGAGCCTGGAAGCCACCTGGGTCTGGCTTTTATGCATGAGCGCCTTGACGCGATCAACGGGTCCATGGTCATTGAATCAACGCCCGGAGGTGGGACGGTTATCAGACTCGAAGCCCCTTCGAATGCTTAG
- a CDS encoding response regulator transcription factor, with translation MKVLLVDDNRLMLEGLQNLLDAHGIEVAGVATDGLQSVTQARQLKPDVILMDVRMPKCDGLCATRLIKAEMPEAKIVILTTSTEDKDLFEAVKSGACGYLLKSMDATSLVEALELAAQGIPPFSPEMATKLLDEFARISSLQDAPPTPHLPPKNTPGTRLNARENEVLRMVSEGLTYKEIGSKLSLSPRTIKYHMAEIMYKLHLENRAQVLAYAGSIGMKTEER, from the coding sequence ATGAAAGTATTGCTGGTTGACGATAACAGATTGATGCTCGAAGGGTTGCAAAACCTGCTGGATGCTCATGGCATTGAAGTTGCCGGAGTGGCTACCGATGGTCTGCAATCTGTGACCCAAGCCCGCCAGCTCAAGCCGGATGTCATTCTCATGGACGTCCGCATGCCAAAATGTGATGGCCTGTGCGCCACCCGTCTCATCAAGGCGGAGATGCCCGAAGCCAAAATCGTCATACTTACCACTTCAACCGAAGACAAGGACCTGTTCGAAGCCGTCAAATCCGGCGCTTGCGGCTATTTGTTAAAGAGCATGGACGCCACTAGCCTGGTTGAGGCGCTGGAGTTGGCGGCGCAGGGCATACCGCCGTTCTCTCCCGAAATGGCCACCAAATTACTGGATGAGTTCGCCAGGATCAGCTCTTTACAAGATGCGCCACCTACTCCTCACCTCCCCCCCAAAAATACTCCCGGTACCAGGTTGAACGCTCGTGAAAACGAGGTCCTCCGCATGGTCTCGGAGGGTCTGACCTATAAGGAAATAGGTTCTAAGCTGTCACTAAGCCCCCGGACCATCAAGTATCACATGGCCGAAATAATGTACAAGTTGCACCTGGAGAATCGGGCCCAGGTATTGGCCTATGCGGGCTCAATTGGCATGAAAACCGAAGAACGCTAG